A single region of the Calditrichota bacterium genome encodes:
- a CDS encoding geranylgeranylglyceryl/heptaprenylglyceryl phosphate synthase, whose product MTDEVGGLPRRLFYKRAHSDKALTLADRLFSPEGHCHLWLLLDPDAQSTDELARIASEGESAGVSVILIGGSFIAHDGFDDAVRAVKAKVHIPVLLFPGSSRQISPHADGVLFMSLLSGRNPQYLIGEQVMAAPIIKRLGLPVLPMAYLLIESGRMTSAEFVSDTKPIPRDKSGLAAAHAMAAELFGMQAVYLEAGSGAEQPVPSEMIRAVVQSVSIPIIVGGGITSPSLAKEAAEAGASAIVIGTAVEQNGSSLLGRIADAIATIPNPKSKIQNPKSI is encoded by the coding sequence ATGACCGATGAGGTGGGCGGCTTGCCTCGCCGTCTCTTTTACAAGCGTGCTCACAGCGATAAGGCATTGACGCTCGCCGACCGCCTTTTCTCCCCTGAAGGGCATTGTCACCTCTGGTTGCTGCTCGACCCTGACGCGCAAAGCACGGACGAACTGGCGCGCATCGCCTCAGAGGGTGAGTCTGCTGGAGTATCTGTCATCCTGATCGGCGGCAGTTTCATCGCCCATGACGGCTTCGATGATGCTGTTCGTGCGGTAAAGGCGAAGGTCCACATTCCGGTGCTCCTCTTTCCCGGCAGTTCCCGTCAGATTTCACCTCACGCCGACGGCGTGCTCTTCATGTCGCTCCTGTCGGGACGCAATCCACAGTATTTGATCGGCGAGCAAGTGATGGCCGCGCCGATCATTAAGCGGCTTGGGCTGCCCGTCCTTCCGATGGCTTATTTGCTGATTGAGTCGGGGCGGATGACCTCGGCTGAGTTCGTCTCCGACACCAAGCCGATTCCTCGCGACAAGTCAGGTCTTGCTGCAGCACACGCTATGGCGGCCGAACTCTTCGGCATGCAGGCGGTCTATCTTGAGGCCGGATCCGGCGCCGAACAACCCGTTCCGTCGGAGATGATCCGCGCCGTCGTGCAGAGTGTATCCATTCCCATTATCGTCGGCGGCGGCATCACATCTCCGTCATTGGCGAAAGAAGCCGCTGAAGCCGGCGCAAGCGCCATCGTCATTGGGACGGCGGTGGAGCAAAACGGCTCATCTCTGCTGGGCAGGATTGCAGACGCTATCGCCACCATTCCCAATCCAAAATCCAAAATCCAAAATCCCAAATCTATATGA
- a CDS encoding deoxyribonuclease IV, whose amino-acid sequence MILGAHVSTAGGVSKGTLEAAELGVPAIQIFSKNQHQWNAKPFEDKELAKWFDGLKANGVTHAVSHAAYLINLCAPDADIHARSLSAFLDELVRGDQLGLVGVVLHPGSHMKTGEENGLQKIADSLRRIFDQHPDGKALCLLEVTAGQGSHLGYRFEHIAELLRRVNAPSRMGVCLDTCHIHSAGYDWTSSDGYEQVFTEFDKVVGLEQIKCFHLNDSKKALGSRVDRHEHIGDGTIGASPFKRLLEDRRFRDIPGLLETPGETADYARNLATLKALLD is encoded by the coding sequence ATGATCCTCGGCGCACACGTCTCTACCGCTGGAGGCGTCAGCAAAGGCACCCTTGAGGCTGCCGAGTTAGGCGTTCCGGCAATCCAGATATTCTCGAAGAACCAGCACCAGTGGAACGCCAAGCCGTTTGAAGATAAGGAATTGGCAAAGTGGTTCGACGGCTTGAAGGCTAACGGCGTGACTCATGCCGTCTCCCATGCCGCATACCTTATAAACCTCTGCGCCCCCGATGCTGATATTCATGCCCGTTCGCTTTCCGCTTTCCTCGACGAACTGGTTCGCGGCGATCAGTTAGGACTCGTCGGTGTCGTCCTTCATCCTGGCTCGCATATGAAAACCGGCGAAGAGAACGGTCTCCAGAAGATTGCCGACTCCCTTAGGCGCATCTTTGACCAGCATCCCGACGGCAAGGCTCTCTGCCTGCTCGAAGTGACCGCCGGACAAGGCAGTCACCTGGGCTATCGCTTCGAACACATTGCCGAACTGCTTCGCCGGGTCAACGCGCCTTCCCGGATGGGCGTCTGTTTAGACACCTGCCATATTCACTCCGCCGGTTACGATTGGACCTCCAGTGACGGCTACGAGCAAGTCTTCACCGAGTTTGACAAAGTCGTTGGGCTGGAACAGATTAAGTGCTTTCACTTGAACGATTCGAAGAAAGCCCTCGGCAGCCGTGTTGACCGCCATGAGCATATCGGCGATGGCACCATAGGCGCTTCCCCATTCAAGCGTCTGCTCGAAGATCGCCGGTTCAGGGACATTCCCGGCTTGCTCGAGACCCCTGGCGAGACCGCCGACTATGCGCGCAACCTCGCGACACTAAAGGCGCTGCTCGATTAG
- a CDS encoding glycosyltransferase family 9 protein: protein MPYRAIDLAALLTGARILIIQLRAMGDSVLATPIIRFLYSERPDLRIDILLEALPASALGHNPHVNEVIIAPSRGSGLSRYLPLVRKLQYNRYDLVLDFLSTPGSALLTRLTGAPLRAGWALPGRFGSYNHAIVPPTTLEYAVRSKMRFFRSRRLDDVPEDDMLPVVYPGTEDREWAKVRLQSLHIGGRLTLALAPFCKREHRQWPLTCWTSLCDSLQRRYRCRFLLFAADAERDYLISLERALGESVSWAGSPDPLKAAALMQHTTLLLSGENGLLHLGIASDIPAWAVFAGKDAPEQWLPGIPSRSLGVDLRIDRNEKAGLDIALTSAIKFIEHHLPGLGH, encoded by the coding sequence TTGCCTTATCGGGCAATCGACCTCGCGGCGCTCCTAACCGGCGCCCGAATACTGATCATCCAGTTGCGGGCGATGGGGGATTCCGTCCTGGCAACGCCGATCATCCGCTTTCTCTATTCAGAGCGCCCCGATCTACGCATCGACATCCTCCTTGAGGCACTTCCGGCATCGGCATTAGGCCACAATCCTCACGTAAACGAAGTCATCATCGCACCATCGCGGGGCAGCGGTCTATCCCGCTACCTGCCGCTCGTCCGGAAACTGCAGTATAACAGGTACGACCTCGTCCTGGATTTCCTCTCCACGCCCGGATCGGCATTACTCACGCGTTTGACGGGCGCTCCACTCCGGGCTGGTTGGGCTTTACCGGGCCGGTTCGGCAGTTACAACCATGCCATTGTTCCTCCGACGACTCTAGAGTACGCCGTTAGGTCCAAGATGCGTTTCTTCAGGAGCCGCAGACTGGATGATGTACCTGAAGATGATATGCTTCCCGTGGTCTATCCCGGAACCGAAGATAGAGAATGGGCAAAAGTACGCCTCCAGAGCCTGCACATTGGCGGGAGATTGACACTTGCACTGGCACCTTTCTGCAAGCGCGAGCATCGTCAGTGGCCTTTGACTTGCTGGACGAGTCTTTGTGATTCGCTGCAACGACGTTATAGGTGCCGGTTCCTACTCTTTGCCGCAGACGCCGAACGTGACTATCTTATAAGTTTGGAGCGGGCGTTAGGCGAATCCGTCAGTTGGGCAGGTTCACCCGATCCGCTAAAGGCTGCAGCGTTGATGCAACATACAACTCTGCTTTTATCCGGTGAAAACGGGCTCTTGCATCTTGGCATTGCGTCCGATATACCGGCGTGGGCCGTCTTCGCGGGTAAAGACGCCCCCGAGCAATGGCTTCCCGGTATTCCATCGCGCTCTCTGGGTGTTGACCTTCGAATTGACCGTAATGAAAAAGCAGGATTAGATATCGCACTCACCTCGGCTATTAAATTCATCGAGCACCATCTTCCCGGTTTGGGCCATTGA
- a CDS encoding O-antigen ligase family protein, translating into MSRISAEQTALALIAFAMPISIAAANLALGFGLLLALWRIVEVDPGRSRLGGLFGIMLLIFLVVHFTAMLLSNYPVHLKHWFEKRWVLAAFVVPVVLIRDQLSGERALYLVMIGGLLAAILALVQNAFGWDPVRDQFMEYHGGGSMAIGPFNHHLTYGGAAMIVALLALARFPFGGSRVDLLRAFFAIILSALGLYVSFARSALVGFGVGALGFVLLAPRKLRYWALGALVTGGAALLALVPGMLTRFTYIFQGEGVGEGPRLALVRSSLRIIREYPLLGVGAGNWREAFFQYGASGRYPSIAHPHSDLLSIAVDGGLISLTLFIAVWVIFFARMIRWRPDDNLAGESHSGESIVRKSALMVVPAIFTAGLFQNYLTDAEVANILWFVVGTALAVESSSRAPVRG; encoded by the coding sequence TTGAGTCGTATATCTGCCGAGCAGACCGCTCTTGCCCTCATCGCGTTTGCGATGCCGATCTCGATCGCTGCAGCAAACCTTGCGCTCGGGTTTGGGCTGCTTCTTGCGTTGTGGCGGATAGTCGAAGTTGATCCCGGCAGAAGCCGATTGGGGGGACTATTCGGGATTATGCTCCTCATCTTCTTGGTAGTCCACTTTACTGCTATGCTTCTGTCGAACTACCCGGTTCATTTAAAGCACTGGTTTGAAAAGCGCTGGGTGCTTGCCGCATTCGTCGTCCCGGTAGTTCTTATTCGTGATCAACTTTCCGGGGAGCGCGCGCTCTATTTGGTCATGATCGGCGGACTACTGGCAGCGATTCTGGCACTTGTCCAGAATGCTTTCGGTTGGGATCCCGTGCGGGATCAGTTCATGGAGTATCACGGTGGCGGAAGCATGGCCATAGGCCCTTTCAATCATCACCTGACCTATGGGGGCGCGGCGATGATTGTTGCCCTGCTGGCGCTTGCTCGGTTCCCGTTCGGCGGGAGTCGGGTCGATCTTCTGCGCGCCTTTTTTGCCATCATCTTATCTGCCCTGGGACTATATGTCAGTTTTGCGCGCAGCGCGTTGGTCGGCTTCGGAGTTGGTGCACTTGGCTTCGTCCTGCTTGCACCACGAAAGTTGCGTTATTGGGCATTGGGTGCACTGGTCACCGGCGGAGCGGCACTCCTCGCTCTTGTTCCCGGAATGCTTACTCGTTTCACCTATATCTTTCAAGGCGAAGGCGTCGGTGAAGGCCCTCGATTGGCACTCGTTAGATCGTCCCTCCGCATTATCAGGGAATATCCGCTTCTTGGCGTCGGTGCCGGCAATTGGCGCGAAGCGTTCTTCCAGTATGGCGCTTCTGGACGCTATCCGAGCATTGCCCATCCGCACAGCGATCTCCTCTCGATTGCTGTCGATGGCGGACTGATTTCGCTAACGTTATTCATTGCCGTTTGGGTCATCTTCTTCGCCCGGATGATTCGCTGGCGACCGGATGATAACCTCGCCGGTGAATCCCATTCAGGAGAGTCTATAGTCCGCAAGAGCGCATTAATGGTCGTGCCTGCAATCTTCACCGCCGGGCTTTTTCAAAACTACTTAACCGACGCTGAAGTTGCCAACATACTCTGGTTTGTCGTCGGGACGGCGCTGGCAGTCGAATCGTCAAGCCGGGCTCCAGTCCGTGGCTGA
- a CDS encoding glycosyltransferase family 2 protein encodes MADLSVAMIAFNEAAHLPRSLGSVCWADQLVLIDSSSTDTTAEVGSALGAEVETLPNHPNLNLNKNAAIDRCRCEWILVLDADEVVSDELAGEIRRVISHPNAVGYCLPRRNHVMGRALRFGSQYPDWQLRLFRRNKGRFPADHIHETIKIEGRVGRLENPLYHYPYVSVEALSRKGLRDAAFEARHLFSKGRRASLLKFYYQCSLKANLRFFRRYILKGGFLDGVPGLMMASFDAWNTVLRWLLLWEMEQVDNSMKPPSSQ; translated from the coding sequence GTGGCTGATCTTTCGGTAGCGATGATCGCATTCAACGAAGCCGCTCATCTCCCGCGCTCACTTGGCAGTGTCTGCTGGGCCGATCAACTTGTCCTAATCGATAGTTCTTCGACCGATACCACAGCCGAAGTCGGTTCAGCGCTCGGCGCCGAAGTTGAGACGCTTCCCAATCATCCCAACCTCAACCTGAACAAGAATGCCGCCATAGACCGCTGTCGATGCGAGTGGATATTGGTGCTCGACGCAGATGAAGTTGTTTCCGACGAACTTGCTGGTGAGATCCGCAGAGTCATTTCGCATCCCAATGCTGTCGGCTACTGCCTTCCACGACGCAACCATGTTATGGGCCGCGCTCTTAGATTCGGAAGTCAATATCCCGATTGGCAATTGCGCCTATTCCGGCGCAACAAAGGGCGATTTCCCGCGGATCACATCCATGAGACGATCAAAATTGAAGGCCGAGTAGGTCGGCTGGAAAATCCCCTTTATCATTATCCCTATGTTTCCGTTGAGGCACTCTCACGCAAGGGACTTAGGGATGCCGCTTTCGAAGCCCGTCACTTGTTTTCGAAAGGCCGCCGAGCGTCGCTGCTCAAGTTCTATTACCAGTGCTCCCTCAAAGCCAATCTCCGCTTCTTCCGACGCTACATCCTGAAAGGCGGCTTTCTCGACGGCGTTCCCGGTCTGATGATGGCTTCGTTCGATGCCTGGAATACGGTTCTTAGATGGTTACTGCTCTGGGAAATGGAGCAGGTTGACAACTCTATGAAGCCACCGAGTTCTCAATGA
- the mutS gene encoding DNA mismatch repair protein MutS, whose product MTTSRDVSRTPLLEQFSAIKKKFPDSILFYRMGDFYEMFYDDAVIGSEILGIRLTSRAHGKGVNVPLAGFPYHQLDTYLTRMVDAGRRVVIVEQVEDPKKAKGLVKRDVVRVVTAGTNPALLEDGDLAPARIAAMIHQGDTYGYAWAELAGSSISAGTFTLPELHRLALRLEPVELIIPASTTELGPAPEKNRTGQSVSRLEDWIWEDEFARRTLTGHFDTVNLKGFGLEGEPAALAAAGALLYYLKQNLRADPSHITRLVRADVGHNLLIETSTRRNLELTHSLSGNPRATLISVIDRTVTPSGRRLLFSRLLEPLADINLIDERLDAVGEITRRERERESVRQLLKRSGDIQRMLARLATARGSPRDLTALAATLEMLPVLQQLTTAFRSELIRAWAGRISVCADIASLIRNAITDEPPLLASEGGVIRDGYDRQIDDLRSVETSGKSFLEDLESRERKATGIPNLRVGFNRVFGYYIEITRSHQGKVPSRYERRQTLTGAERYTLPELKDYEEKILTATDQIREREIELYGVIVSRVLESAATLQENAAALAEFDFLTSLAQLAMDERFHRPTLTDDDTLEIVEGRHPVVDRLLPAGETFIPNDTSLGGNGPRIAIVTGPNMAGKSTYLRQTGIIVILAQMGSFIPAKSARIGVVDRLFTRIGALDNLAGGESTFLVEMQETAAILNNATSRSLVLFDEVGRGTSTFDGLSIAWSIIEYLHETPRLRPRTLFATHFHELIDLENYLPGVVNLNVAVREYGDKVVFMRKIVPGGSDHSFGIHVARMAGIPREVIERAQDVLANLEANDLSPTVSVSPDAGNGRVDRNTIESKSGTKRLPARHTAQLSFFDPLERKLRERLESLEPEHLSPLEAHRLLIELKQSLTTND is encoded by the coding sequence ATGACCACCTCACGAGATGTCAGCCGGACGCCGCTCCTCGAGCAGTTTTCCGCTATTAAGAAGAAGTTCCCTGATTCGATCCTCTTCTATCGAATGGGCGACTTTTATGAGATGTTTTATGACGACGCAGTGATTGGATCGGAAATCCTCGGCATTCGCCTTACCTCTCGCGCCCATGGCAAAGGTGTCAATGTGCCCCTGGCCGGATTTCCCTACCATCAACTTGATACCTATCTCACCCGAATGGTCGATGCCGGCCGGCGGGTGGTCATCGTCGAACAAGTTGAAGATCCCAAGAAAGCCAAGGGCCTTGTCAAGCGCGATGTCGTCCGTGTCGTTACCGCAGGGACGAATCCTGCGCTGCTTGAAGACGGAGATCTTGCACCAGCCCGCATAGCCGCGATGATTCACCAGGGAGACACATACGGCTATGCCTGGGCTGAACTCGCCGGCAGCAGCATTTCGGCCGGGACTTTTACCTTGCCGGAACTGCATCGCCTTGCGTTGCGTCTGGAGCCGGTTGAACTGATCATCCCCGCCTCCACCACCGAACTCGGCCCGGCACCGGAAAAGAACCGCACCGGTCAATCCGTTAGCCGGCTGGAAGACTGGATTTGGGAAGATGAGTTCGCTCGCCGAACACTTACCGGTCACTTCGATACCGTTAACCTCAAAGGCTTCGGTCTTGAAGGTGAACCCGCCGCGCTGGCTGCTGCAGGCGCTTTGCTTTACTACCTTAAACAGAACCTGCGCGCCGATCCGTCGCATATCACACGCCTTGTTCGTGCTGATGTTGGGCACAACCTTTTGATCGAGACCTCTACCCGACGAAACCTCGAACTGACACACTCGCTCTCCGGCAATCCCCGGGCAACACTCATCTCGGTTATCGACCGCACCGTTACCCCCTCCGGTCGAAGGCTACTTTTCAGCCGTCTCCTCGAACCCCTCGCCGATATAAACTTGATCGACGAGCGACTCGATGCGGTTGGAGAAATCACCCGACGCGAACGCGAGCGGGAATCTGTTCGTCAATTGCTTAAACGGTCTGGCGACATCCAGCGCATGCTGGCCCGACTTGCGACCGCACGAGGATCGCCCCGCGATCTCACAGCGCTTGCCGCCACTCTTGAGATGCTGCCAGTTCTTCAGCAGTTAACTACTGCCTTTCGCAGCGAGTTGATCCGCGCCTGGGCGGGACGTATCTCCGTATGCGCTGATATTGCATCGTTAATACGAAATGCAATCACCGACGAACCGCCGCTGCTCGCTTCCGAAGGCGGAGTTATCCGCGACGGCTATGACCGTCAAATCGACGACCTCCGGAGCGTCGAAACCAGTGGCAAGTCATTTCTCGAAGACCTTGAGAGCCGAGAGCGCAAAGCAACCGGTATCCCGAATCTTCGCGTCGGTTTCAATCGCGTCTTCGGTTACTATATCGAAATCACCCGTTCGCATCAAGGTAAGGTTCCGAGCCGCTACGAACGGCGCCAAACGCTGACCGGCGCCGAACGCTACACCCTCCCCGAATTGAAGGATTACGAAGAGAAAATCCTCACTGCGACCGACCAGATTCGGGAACGAGAAATCGAACTCTACGGAGTCATTGTATCCCGGGTTTTGGAGAGCGCTGCTACGCTGCAAGAGAATGCCGCCGCGCTTGCTGAATTCGACTTCCTTACCTCGCTCGCTCAACTTGCCATGGATGAGCGCTTTCATCGACCGACTCTTACAGACGATGACACGCTTGAGATCGTCGAAGGACGTCATCCGGTCGTTGACCGACTCCTGCCGGCAGGTGAGACTTTTATCCCCAATGACACCTCGTTGGGCGGCAATGGACCGCGAATCGCCATTGTGACTGGTCCCAATATGGCCGGTAAGTCAACGTATCTGCGCCAGACCGGGATCATTGTTATTCTGGCTCAAATGGGCTCTTTCATCCCCGCGAAGTCAGCCCGGATCGGAGTCGTAGATCGCCTCTTCACCCGCATCGGCGCACTCGACAACCTTGCCGGTGGTGAATCGACCTTCCTTGTAGAAATGCAAGAGACAGCTGCAATACTCAACAATGCTACATCCCGTTCACTGGTTCTATTCGATGAAGTGGGAAGGGGGACTTCGACCTTTGACGGACTCTCCATCGCCTGGTCGATTATCGAGTATCTGCACGAAACGCCGCGCCTACGCCCGCGAACCCTCTTTGCAACACACTTTCACGAGTTGATCGATCTGGAGAACTATCTTCCCGGCGTCGTCAACCTTAACGTTGCAGTGCGCGAATATGGCGATAAAGTCGTGTTCATGCGAAAGATCGTCCCCGGCGGCAGCGATCACAGTTTCGGGATTCATGTCGCAAGAATGGCCGGTATCCCGCGCGAGGTCATCGAACGCGCCCAGGATGTCCTCGCCAATCTCGAAGCAAATGACCTGAGTCCCACCGTTTCGGTGTCGCCCGATGCCGGAAATGGACGTGTAGATCGTAATACCATTGAGAGCAAGTCTGGAACGAAGCGCCTCCCGGCACGGCACACGGCACAACTCTCGTTCTTCGATCCGTTGGAGCGAAAATTGCGCGAGCGCTTGGAGTCACTTGAGCCGGAGCATCTCTCACCGCTCGAGGCGCATCGGCTGCTGATTGAACTAAAGCAAAGTCTGACGACCAATGACTGA